A stretch of DNA from Eschrichtius robustus isolate mEscRob2 chromosome 12, mEscRob2.pri, whole genome shotgun sequence:
AAAAAATTGACTCAGCTCCTATAAGTTCCCCCAACACCTCCACCCCAGGGCTGGTTCTCTTCTTCACCACCTGCTTTGGGGGATCATCTGCCAAACATCCCCCAAGTAGTTTGACTCCCTGAAGCACCACCACCAGGGCCTCTCCACTCACAACCTGCTGGATTTGAGGATGGGCCTCAATCTTAAGGGCAGGTTGGGGAGAAAAGCTTTCAGTGTTAAGGAAGCTGCCAGCACGGGGGAGGCTGGCACCTGAACCAGGTCCCGCAGCCTTCCTGTCACCTGGTGCAGTTTGCTGGGCCAGGGCCTACTCAGGGGAAGGGTGGGGCGGGCAGCCAGCCAGCAGGGCATGCCGGAGGGAAACGGTCAAGGCGGTCCCCTCCCCCGCGCATGTTCCTGGCCCTTTCCTCTCTGAGGGGCAGCAGGAAGTGAGGAGAAAGGGCCGGGGCGGGAGGCgggagtgggtgggagggatggggtTTATCAAGTTGCCGGCGGGCTGCCCGGAGGGCAGCAGCTGGTGCGAGTAGCTTGTCTGGAGACTTACCCCGGGAAGGAGGGAGGCCGCCGACCTACTGGGCCGACGGACTCCCACACAGGTGAGCCCAGGGCAGAAGACTGGTCTGCACCCTGGTACATGCGCTCACAGCAGCgctccctgcctctcctcccaggCGCGCGGGCGGGGAATGGGCTGGCCATACAGACCCGGGCCCTTTGGGGAGCTGAGGATCCCGGGGGAGCGTatctaggaagaggcaaggaatacTCCCCCCATTCCAGCTCCAAGCCTGctccccagagggaggggcttgcAGGACGAAAGGACTTAGGATACTGGGCAGAGAGGCCCAGGGGAAACCCTCTGGCCGGGCCGGCTTTCTCTGCCGTCTGGCCAGGAACTTCTGCAAGGGTGGCAGCTTCCTCAGAGTTGAAAGGAAGCCTTGGGGGCTCCCACAGGCCCCCCAGAGACTGGAGAGGAGGCGATGGGAGCCCAGGGATTGGCCTGTGCCTGATGCAGGTCGGGGGCAGGGGGACGCCCTATCCCCAGGGCCCGCTGGGCTTACTGGCCCCAGCCGGGCGGGCCTAGCTGCGACCCACAGCTCGTGTTGCCAGGACAACCACTGCCTCCACCCAGTCCTGGAAGAGCTAAGACGCGGGTGCTAGGCCCCCTCCCCAAGTCTGGCAGGGGGCGGGGATTCCCTTCAGACCAGGGTCGTGGGAAGGGAGCCCTGATCCGTAGGGGGCGGCACGTTACTGTCCTGCGAAACCGGAGATCGGCTCTGGTCACCGTCCCCCTTTCCATACAAAGGGGCCCCAGGACTGGAGACTACGCTCAGGGATGCTGAGCCAGATTCACTACTACCCCCGGCCAAGGCCTCTGGGTCCCACAGCACCTCCTTCTGGCCGGGTGACGGAACGCCACCTCCTTTATTCCCTCCCCGACCCCGGTCCTTTATGCTGTCCCTTTAAGCGGCTGGCCGCGTCGCAGAGCAGGGAGGACTGTACCACCGGTCGCAGGCTGTGGGGGGGAATTTGGGGCTGACTGGCCCTCACGGCTGAGACTCCACAAGAAAGCCCCATTTGGAGGGGTCTCACGGTCCCAGATTGATGGCCACATTCCTCGGCAGAGGATCTGGGGACCTTGGAGCCCAAAACGCAGCACTGGCTGCCCGAAAGTCAGGCACACCTTTCCGCCCCCGCCGCAAATCCTGCGCAGGGCCCGCCTCCGCGCTGAATTCTTAAAGGGCCCGCGGGCTGGGGGGGCGGAGCCAGTAGAGGCGCCGAACCGGGGCAGTGCCTGGTAGAGCTGCCGGAGCGGGCCGGGCTGGGGCGGGGATGGCGATGGCCCTGGCGCAGGTCCCGGCGGCTCCCTGCGCGAGGTGAGGGAGGGCAGTGCGAGCCTGGCGGCCCTCTCCGCGGGCTCTGTTCTGAACCCCCAGGGAGGCGGCCCAGGACCCCCCCAACTTTGGGCCGGGTTCAGCCCCCAcgtgcggggcgggggcggggtccCGGACAAAGGCCAGGTGGAGTGGGCTTTACCCCGGACCGCTTGGCCCGCGGGCGCGATCATTCCTGGTAGCTGTAGAGGAAATGCCGGTCTGCCAGCGCCACCGTGGGAGATCCACCACCCCTTTGTCCCCGCGGGGCCTCCACCAAGCTTGGGAGAGTGTCTGCGCTGAGACAAAGTCTGTTAGCCTCACTCTGCTGCTGGGCGGTTGCTAAAAAAGATACCACCTCTGGGGCTGTGTTACAGCTTCCTAGCTGCTTCATCAGCTGTGCCTTGCCTTACCCAAATGCTATGGTTTCTCAGGACCAAGAGTACTTCACAGGGTAAAGTGGGCCTCGGTTTGGGGCTCTCAGAAACCTTGTCCTGGGTGGTATTCAGCCATGTGTGAGTCCCTGGGCAGTGAGTCTATAGCTCAATTCGTCCAGTTCTCAGAGGGGTCACAGACCTAACAAGTTCCTGCCCAGCCGTAGGCTACCTGCTCCAGGAAGGAGCCCTGTGCTCCTGGCAGTGAGTTCGGGGGGTGTCTTGCCTGCCTCTCAGTGGTCTGTGGTCTCTCAGACCTGTTATAGCCAATAACAGGGTCTGAACAACCCTGGGCACGGTGCCCTACACAGCATGGGCTTTGGGAGTATGGATGGGTTTGGGGTGGACACCTCCAGGATTCTATAGACTGATTTGCTGTCTCCCACCTTTCCCCCAGTTCCTGAGCTAGTGCCAGGCAGGTGACACTGTCTTCCTGCAGCCCCCAGCATGTGGGCAGGCCTGGGCCCTGCCGTCACACTGGCCCTGGTGTTGGCGGTGGCATGGGCCACGGAGCTGAAGCCCACAGCACCACCCATCTTCACGGGCCGGCCCTTTGTGGTAGCATGGGACGTGCCCACACAAGACTGTGGCCCACGCCACAAGGTGCCACTGGACCCAAAGGACATGAAGGCCTTCGATGTGCAGGCCTCACCTAATGAGGGTTTCGTGAACCAGAACATCACCATCTTCTACCGTGACCGGCTGGGCATGTATCCACACTTCGATTCAGTGGCGAGGTCTGTGCATGGTGGCGTGCCACAGAATGGCAGCCTCTGGGTACACCTGGAGATGCTAAAGGGACATGTGGAACGCTACATTCGTACACAGGAGCCTGCAGGGCTGGCAGTCATCGACTGGGAGGACTGGCGGCCAGTGTGGGTACGCAACTGGCAGGACAAGGACGTGTACCGCCGATTATCACGCCAGTTGGTGGCCAGTCGCCACCCTGACTGGCCACCAGACCGCATAGTGAAGCAGGCGCAGTATGAGTTTGAGTTCGCTGCACGCCAGTTCATGCTGGAGACACTGCGATTTGTCAAGGCATTTCGGCCTCGGCACCTGTGGGGCTTCTACCTCTTCCCCGACTGTTACAACCATGATTATGTGCAGAACTGGGAGACCTATACAGGCCGCTGCCCTGATGTTGAGGTCTCCCGAAATGACCAGCTGGCCTGGCTGTGGGCCGAGAGCACGGCCCTCTTCCCCTCTGTCTACCTGGAAGAGACGCTCGCTTCCTCCACTCATGGCCGCAACTTTGTCAGCTTCCGTGTTCAGGAGGCCCTTCGCGTGGCTCACACCCACCATGCCAACCACGCACTCCCGGTCTACGTCTTCACGAGGCCCACCTATAGCCGTGGACTCACAGGGCTTAGCGAGGTATGTgcctcccagggccctgccttcgTCCTTGGGAAACCACTGCAGGCCTCCTGCCCCCAAGTTTACTGGCTACTCTACATCTCCTCACCTCATTCTCTCTGTAACCCTATGAAAGGGTGgcattgttatctccattttgtgGATATGAAAATTGAGGGCCAGAGATGCTGAGAAATTTACCCAGAACTTCTCAGCAAATCCAGGTAGAGCAGGGACTTGGGCCTAGTATTCTGACTTTGCGGTCCATCCTGGTAGATACATACTAGGCTCAAGTGGGCCCTTGGCTTGGGAATGGGAGGCCGGAAGTGGGGGTGGAAGCGGCTTAAACATTTAAGGAGAAAGTGAAACAGCTGCTGCCTAGGGGTGAGAAGGAGAGGACTGGGCTGGGGGAGGTTAGCAGGTCTGAACAGGCTAGGGCCTGCCCACCCTGTCTGTCCTTCTAACCTTGTGGTCTCAGTCTTCCCCAGTGACCATCTCCTTCCCACGCAGATGGATCTCATCTCCACCATTGGCGAGAGTGCAGCCCTGGGTGCAGCTGGTGTCATCCTCTGGGGTGATGCGGGGTACACCACCAGCATGGTAAGTAAGATCCACCCAGCCTACTGGAGCTGAGTCTGCAGGGACAGGCAGAGCGTCTGTGCTTTTGGCTGCAAACCTCAAAGTGGTCCCCTCATCTGTCTCCCACCCAAGGAGCCCCAGTCCCAACAGAGAAGACAGagtccctccccttctcccaggaAGGGGGATTTGCTGTCCTGACCAGCTGTTGAGTTCCACCCTGCCCCATCTGCCCTGCTGGGTTCcagtccctgcccccacccccttctttGAAGGAATAGGAACAGTGAGGGCTCaggcatgcgtgtgtgtgtgtgtgtgtgtgtgtgcgcattgTTAAAAGAAGGTACAGTCACCACAGTGTAGACAGAGTTTCCACCTGGGCCTGTGGGCTAAGACAGCTGACCCTGATCCCTGACCTCTGCCCCCAGGAGACCTGCCAGTACCTCAAGGATTACCTGACTCGGTTGCTGGTACCCTACGTCGTCAATGTGTCCTGGGCTGCCCAGTATTGCAGCTGGGCCCAGTGCCATGGCCACGGGCGCTGTGTGCGCCGTGACCCCGGTGCTAATACCTTCCTGCACCTCAGTGCCAGCAGCTTCCGCCTAGTGCCTAGCCACGCACCTGGTGAGCCGCAGCTGCGACCAGAGGGGGAACTCAGTTGGGCCGACCGCAACCACCTGCAGACGCACTTTCGCTGCCAGTGCTACTTCGGCTGGGGCGGCGAGCAATGCCAGTGGGACCGCAGGCGGGCAGCTGGGGGTGCCAGTGGGGCCTGGTCTGGGTCCCACCTCACCAGCCTGCTGGCTGTGGCCGCCCTGGCCCTCACCTGGACTTTGTAAGGGTCTCTCACGCAGCTGCCAGGCAAGCTGGCCTCTGCCACAAGGGCTCTGCCAGGCATGTAGGAGCCCACAAGAAGTGGACAAACCAGAGTCTGAAGGGGCAGAGCCCCATGGGATGCCCAGTAGGGTGTCCGTACCAGCTCCCACCCCCTGTTCTAAGGGGGAGGGACAGTCCCGTGGGAGGCCCCTTCTCTCCCTGCCAGAGAGGAAGAGGGGCACAGCTGGGCGGGGGAGGACCTGACCCTACTCCCCTGCCCCTgaatagtttattattattattttggggtcTCTTTTGTAAATTAAATGTGAAACAACTGCTTCTTTGCTTGGACTGTCTGTGCCTGGGCCAGGGCATGTGAGAGAGATTTCAGGGTCTTCCATATAAGGTTTGAGCTCAGTTCTGTCTCTGTGAGACTCTCTGCTGGGaacttctcatctgtaaaatgcattcACTGGGATCTGCAGGCCAGAGCTTCCCACTCTAGCTGTCCTGCTAGGGCAGGGGCCACTGGGAGTGGAGGGACTCACAGTCTACCCCAACACCAAGGACCTTGCTTTATCCATATTGATTGGAAAGCAGTTGGGTACAATCTTCTGTGAGGGATGGGGCTCATTGTGCTTCTCCTACTTGGTACTGTATCCCCAGCTGGGCTGGTGCCAGTCGCCTCGCCTTGCCCACCCAAGGAGAAAGGGGAAAGCGGATGTTTGATCTTCCCTGGCTGGGCAGGTAGCCAAATCACTCCTCCCTGCTGTTCTCACAGGCAAGGGCGTCTCCTCCACTCCCCAGTCCGAAGGACAGTGAACTTCAGCCACACGCACTTCTCCCCATCTGGCTCAGAGTCCTCCACTGGGTATGGTCAGAGGGAGGCAAGCAGGGCATTGGGATCTGAATCATGAGGTCCAGTCCCTGTCGCACTGCAGAGATGCATGATGGGGTGAGGGGGAGGCATCCTCAACAGTCAGCCCTGTAATGGCCATGGGAGAGCATAGCTTGTCCCCAGctgtcccaggagagagaagTAGCAGCCAGAGCAGTCATACCAGCTCTGACCTGCTTCACTTCCTCTGCTTCTGAAGTGAGTTATTCTGGGtggggccctgcccctcccctcagccATTGGACCCACACCTGGATTCCTCCTGTCCCTATCAGTGATGACTGAACCCCTGCCCTCAGACAACACCGGCTCTGGGGAGATAGACTCAAGAAACTGTCGAGCAGTGAGGAGGGCACCCCAGCCACAAGGACTCGGGAAGTAGCCTCAAGGAAGTGCTTTCTACATTGaggttgggttgggttgtttttgGGGGGTGGCGCACCAcgcacggcacatgggatcttagttccctgaccagggatcgaaccactgccccctgcagtggaagcacggttTCCTAActcctggaccgccagggaagtccctacattgaGAGTCCCTACACTGAGTTTTGAAAGGTGTGGGGGAAACTTGATGCTGGGAACAAAGCATGGGCAAAGGCTGGAGGAAGACAGAACACAAATGGAGACACAGAGTTTGAGGCTAGGGTGTGACAGGGGGGTATGCTGCAGGTGGCCCTAGAGTGGCACCAGGCCTGATTTTGTCTGATGATGGTGACTATCTTACCTGTTCAGTGAACACACTGAGCACACACATgtgccagggctgggctgggtgctggggatgcaCCCATGAACCACACCAGCAAAGACTGCCATCCTCAGGGGTATGATGGCATAAAGGGAGATGCACTTCGGATGCCAAGACCAAGTCAGATGTTGGACAGTGGAGAGTGCTCCCCAGAGAGGCATGCAGGCAAGGGGATGGTGTGGTTAGAGCCTGGAGAAGCAATCCTCACCAAATCGATATTGATTCAGGTTGTAAAGTGATCCTTCATCCCTCTGGCTGCTGATGGCAGAGAATAGAGAGGAGGTGGGGTGGTAGCACTGGGAGGGAGATGTCAAATCACAtggtgggggtaggggaggggtcCTGGCTGCTTGTGACCAAGGTGGGGAGAGGCCGGCTGGAGAGAAGATTCAGGTGTAGATCAATAAGGCCATAAGATGGTGGAGCCAGCAGAGGGAGGGCAAGGAAGGAGGAGCTGTGACCTATCTCCCCAACACCTGTGACTTCCCCTACCCAACTGTGACCCCACACACAGCTGTGACCTCCCCTACACAGATGTGACCCATGCACACCTGTTAGCTACCCCGCCCACATCTGTAACCTGCCAACACACAGGTTATCCAGACATACCTGTGACCTGACCCACGCAGCTGTGACCTGGCCATGAGCTCAGGTTCAGACTGGGCTGTAGGCCCAGGCAGTGCTTTCACCTGGGCCAGGAATATGATGTTTCCTTCATCCCACTCTGGCAGGCAAGCCTGGGCCTGAGCACCTAGCAGGTCTCAGTTGCTAGCGTCTGAATCAGCAAACAAGCAAAATCACAAAGGAATGAACAAGCGCGTCATCACTGATACACTCATGCTCATACCCGTAGTCACACAAACATGGGGTCTCATGGTCATAAGACAACAGGGTCTCACACACACCAAGTCTCAGGCACTGGGTCCCACACTTGCACATACACACTACTGGAGTTTGTGGAGAGTCCCAAATGTCCACTGACTGGAGCTTTATACAGACACAGTCACTGATCCAGCACATATACAAAGGGTGACAACGCAGCCCTGACTTCAGGAACACAGTGCCTTTCAGACACAGGTCCCTAAAGGAGGGATGACTTATCCACTAGGCACACCGGTAGGCACAGGGCCACAATACTTATACGGgcccacaaaaatgttttaattttaatcttttttaatcagaagaaaaaatataggaataatgaatataaaataatgaattcagTCTGGATTATATCTGTCCTTATGCCAATATAGtcgtaaaatatattttttaaaaaatatgtatttttttggccgcgcagcatgcgggatcttagttccccaaccatggatcgaacctgtgccccctgcagtggaagcacagagtcctaaccattcccttaaaatgtttttttgagGAATGGGTCCACAAAGGTGAAAGTGCCTAGGGCCCATAGGT
This window harbors:
- the HYAL2 gene encoding hyaluronidase-2, which encodes MWAGLGPAVTLALVLAVAWATELKPTAPPIFTGRPFVVAWDVPTQDCGPRHKVPLDPKDMKAFDVQASPNEGFVNQNITIFYRDRLGMYPHFDSVARSVHGGVPQNGSLWVHLEMLKGHVERYIRTQEPAGLAVIDWEDWRPVWVRNWQDKDVYRRLSRQLVASRHPDWPPDRIVKQAQYEFEFAARQFMLETLRFVKAFRPRHLWGFYLFPDCYNHDYVQNWETYTGRCPDVEVSRNDQLAWLWAESTALFPSVYLEETLASSTHGRNFVSFRVQEALRVAHTHHANHALPVYVFTRPTYSRGLTGLSEMDLISTIGESAALGAAGVILWGDAGYTTSMETCQYLKDYLTRLLVPYVVNVSWAAQYCSWAQCHGHGRCVRRDPGANTFLHLSASSFRLVPSHAPGEPQLRPEGELSWADRNHLQTHFRCQCYFGWGGEQCQWDRRRAAGGASGAWSGSHLTSLLAVAALALTWTL